The DNA sequence TTCAGCAGGAATACCGGATCGTTACCAAAGATGGACAGGTTCGCTGGGTGGATGCCAGGACTTTGGCTGAATATGATCCCGATGGCCGGATATGCTACTATCAGGGTATTATTATCGATATCACCGAGCGCAGGCAGGCGGAGGAAGCTCTCAAGCTCAAAGAGGAGCAGGAGCGACTGTCAGTCATTCTGGATGGCAATCCGATCCCTGCCTTCGTTATCGACCACAACCATAACGTCGTGTTGTGGAACCGGGCCTGCGAGTCCCTGACCGGTACATCCAAAGAAAAAGCCCTCGGACGGCCGGTGGATTCCGGGATATTCTACCAGGGGCTGGTCAGGCCGGTTCTGGCTGACCTTGTCCTCGATATGGACCCCAAAACCATGATCAGGCTCTACGAAGATAAACATCTCTCCCAGAATACCGCTATTCCTGAGGCATTCGAAGCCAAAGACCTTCTGATCATCAATGGGATTCCGAGGAATGTCTACTTTCTCGCCGCCCGCCTGCGGGATTCAAGCGGAAAAGTCATGGGAGCCATTGAAACCATCCAGGACATCACCGAGTGGGAACAACTGCAAAAGCAGTTTCTTCATGCTCAAAAGATGGAGGCCATCGGAAGGCTGGCAGGCGGAGTGGCCCACGATTTCAACAACCTCCTGGTTATCATCCGCGGCTACAGCGAGTTCCTGCTGAGCCGCCTCAAAGAAGGAGCACCCATGTACCGGGAGATCGACATGATCAGAAAGGCGGGAGAGCGGGCTGCATCCCTGACCCGGCAACTGCTGGCTTTCAGCCGAAGGCAGATGCTTCAGCCAAAGGTGCTGGACCTGAACGCCCTGATCAGCGATATGGAAAAGATGCTGCACCGACTTATTGGCGAGGACATTACCCTGGCAGTGACCCTTGATCCGAATATCGAGCGGATAAAAGCTGACCCCGGCCAGATCGAGCAGGTCATCATGAACCTGGCTGTAAATGCCAGGGACGCCATGCCGAGGGGAGGCAGGCTGACCATCAGGACAGGAGATGTAACTCTGAGCAGCGAACCCGGCCATGCCGCTCCTGCGGAAGGGGGCCGCGGCAGATTTGTCTGTTTGTCGGTGGCTGACACCGGCGTCGGCATTGCCAGAGAGACCGTTGACCATATCTTCGAGCCCTTCTTCAGTACCAAGGAACCGGGCAAAGGCACCGGACTGGGGCTGTCCACGGTCTACGGCATTGTCAAACAGCATGAGGGATTCATCCAGGTCGAGAGTGAACTGGGGCGGGGATCTACCTTCAGGATATATCTTCCGGTCCTGGTTATTGCCAAGACAGATGATGAATCTCTCGATGCGGCTTCGCTGCCGGAAGCTCCGGGAAATGGAGAGCGCATCCTGCTGGTTGAGGATGAAACCGAAGTCCGCGAATTCGCCTCGATTATGCTTCGGGAAAATGGCTATCTTCTCTTTGAGGCTGCAAGTGCCGACGAGGCTGTCAGAATCTTTGACCGGGAAAAGGAGCACTTCCATTTGCTTTTCAGCGACGTAGCCCTCCCGGATAAAAATGGCCTTGAGCTCGTTGATCAGCTTCTTTCCCGCAAACCCGGCCTCAAAGTCCTTCTCTGCAGCGGCTATACCGATGAAAGATCACAATGGTCGGCTATCCGTGAGAGGAATTTCCGGTTCCTCAAGAAACCTTATACCCTCAACGATATGCTGCAAGCCGTCAGAGACGCTCTCCGGGTGGACTGACATCCTGAACTGCTTTTGCTTTTGGAGAGATGCCTGTCATTATGCCTTCTCAACAGCCTGAGCTAGCTTTATCAAAATCACTACTTGACTCGACTTGGGAAAGTTGTAAGTATCAAGACTTCC is a window from the bacterium genome containing:
- a CDS encoding PAS domain S-box protein, giving the protein MSAAVILSISTLLQLGAVFLAIRLIRITGKRTSWIFIVLALVFMEVRRCIPLIQMVFRNISHPPDPLTELVSLATSAFMVSGLALIAPLFLSIKRSEEALQESREWFSTTLTSIGDAVIATDITGLITFMNPVAQALTGWKQEDAEGIPLQRVFIIIDEHTGERREDPATRAIRKNTVTSLEHHTLLITRDGQRIPIDDSAAPIKNNQGDIIGTVLVFRDVTERKRAEEEVRRAHEELDQIFSTAAGGMRLIDRDFNIIRINETFTAIAGVNRNEVIGKKCYEVFHGPVCHTPTCCLKRILSGEKRIEEDIEKVRNDGRKIFCLVVATPFLGPEGEVIGIVENFQNIDERKRTEELLQRAKMVIENSPTVLFRWRAEKGWPVEFVTENVSRLGYQPSELLGGNILYASIVHPEDLERVRQEIRKQSAVGNRHFQQEYRIVTKDGQVRWVDARTLAEYDPDGRICYYQGIIIDITERRQAEEALKLKEEQERLSVILDGNPIPAFVIDHNHNVVLWNRACESLTGTSKEKALGRPVDSGIFYQGLVRPVLADLVLDMDPKTMIRLYEDKHLSQNTAIPEAFEAKDLLIINGIPRNVYFLAARLRDSSGKVMGAIETIQDITEWEQLQKQFLHAQKMEAIGRLAGGVAHDFNNLLVIIRGYSEFLLSRLKEGAPMYREIDMIRKAGERAASLTRQLLAFSRRQMLQPKVLDLNALISDMEKMLHRLIGEDITLAVTLDPNIERIKADPGQIEQVIMNLAVNARDAMPRGGRLTIRTGDVTLSSEPGHAAPAEGGRGRFVCLSVADTGVGIARETVDHIFEPFFSTKEPGKGTGLGLSTVYGIVKQHEGFIQVESELGRGSTFRIYLPVLVIAKTDDESLDAASLPEAPGNGERILLVEDETEVREFASIMLRENGYLLFEAASADEAVRIFDREKEHFHLLFSDVALPDKNGLELVDQLLSRKPGLKVLLCSGYTDERSQWSAIRERNFRFLKKPYTLNDMLQAVRDALRVD